The genomic window TCAGGCTGGATCAGGGAGCGCCCGCCGCGCAGCGGCTGATGTCACTGATGCGGCTTCGGATCCAAGGCGGAGGAGGGAGACAACGCGGTGGGGGCACCTCCCGTGCCCGAAGGGCTACGGGGGAGTTGGCGACCGACGACTGGGGGCACCTCCCGGGCCCCCAGGGCCCAGGGGGAGCGGGAGACGGAGTCGCAGGGCGTCGCGAGCCCAGCCTGATCCACTGGACACCCCCTAGGCCGACCGGCACACGGCGGCGCCCGGCGATCGCCGGTCGGCCTAAGGTAGGACGCATGAACGATCGCATGGTGTGGATCGACTGCGAGATGACCGGGCTCTCGCTGACGGACGACGCACTCATCGAGGTGGCCGCGCTGGTCACCGACTCGGAACTGAACGTGCTCGGTGAAGGGGTGGACATCGTGATCCGCCCGCCGGACGCAGCGCTGGAGACCATGCCCGAGGTGGTGCGGCAGATGCACACCGCCTCGGGCCTCCTCGACGAGCTCGCGAGCGGCACGACGCTCGCGGACGCCGAGGAGCAGGTCCTGGCGTACGTACGTGAGCACGTCAAAGAGCCCGGCAAGGCCCCGCTGTGCGGGAACTCGGTGGGCACCGACCGCGGCTTCCTGCTGCGTGACATGCCGAAGGTGGAGGAGTACCTCCACTACCGGATCGTCGATGTCTCCTCGGTCAAGGAGCTGGCCCGCCGCTGGTACCCGAGGGCGTACTTCAACAGTCCGGAGAAGAACGGCAACCACCGGGCCCTCGCCGACATCCGCGAGTCCATCGCCGAGCTGCGCTACTACCGCGAGGCGATCTTCGTCCCGCAGCCCGGCCCCGACTCGGAGACCGCG from Streptomyces formicae includes these protein-coding regions:
- the orn gene encoding oligoribonuclease: MNDRMVWIDCEMTGLSLTDDALIEVAALVTDSELNVLGEGVDIVIRPPDAALETMPEVVRQMHTASGLLDELASGTTLADAEEQVLAYVREHVKEPGKAPLCGNSVGTDRGFLLRDMPKVEEYLHYRIVDVSSVKELARRWYPRAYFNSPEKNGNHRALADIRESIAELRYYREAIFVPQPGPDSETARTIAARHVVPAEPVTAEQVTQVTAE